Proteins encoded in a region of the Mycobacterium branderi genome:
- a CDS encoding LLM class F420-dependent oxidoreductase, with protein MDYGLVLFTSDRGITPAAAAVLAEKQGFRTFYVPEHTHIPVKREAAHPTTGDESLPDDRYMRTLDPWVSLGAACAVTSQVRLSTAVALPVEHDPITLAKSIATLDHLSGGRVSLGVGFGWNTDELADHGVPPGRRRTMLREYLEAMRALWTQEEAAYDGEFVKFGPSWAWPKPVQSHIPVLVGAAGTEKNFKWIARSADGWITTPRDFDIDEPVKLLQDTWAAAGRDGAPQIVALDFKPDAEKLARWAELGVTEVLFGLPDRSEDEVAAYVERLAGKLAAMA; from the coding sequence ATGGATTACGGGCTTGTGTTGTTCACCAGCGACCGCGGCATCACCCCGGCGGCGGCGGCCGTGCTTGCCGAAAAGCAGGGATTCCGCACCTTCTACGTGCCCGAACACACCCACATCCCGGTCAAGCGCGAGGCCGCGCACCCGACAACCGGCGACGAGTCGCTGCCCGACGACCGTTACATGCGCACGTTGGACCCGTGGGTCAGTCTGGGCGCGGCGTGCGCCGTCACCTCGCAGGTTCGGCTGTCCACCGCGGTGGCGTTGCCGGTCGAACACGATCCGATCACGCTGGCCAAATCGATTGCCACCCTCGACCATCTCTCTGGCGGCCGGGTGAGTCTGGGCGTGGGATTCGGTTGGAACACCGACGAACTCGCCGACCACGGTGTGCCGCCCGGGCGCCGCCGGACGATGCTGCGCGAATACCTCGAGGCTATGCGCGCGCTGTGGACGCAGGAGGAAGCCGCCTACGACGGCGAGTTCGTCAAATTCGGGCCGAGCTGGGCCTGGCCCAAGCCGGTCCAGTCGCACATTCCGGTGCTGGTCGGGGCCGCGGGGACCGAGAAGAACTTCAAGTGGATCGCCCGCAGCGCCGACGGCTGGATCACCACGCCGCGCGACTTCGATATCGACGAGCCGGTGAAGCTGTTGCAGGACACCTGGGCGGCCGCCGGCCGCGACGGCGCCCCGCAGATCGTGGCGCTGGACTTCAAACCTGATGCCGAGAAGCTGGCCCGCTGGGCCGAACTGGGCGTGACCGAGGTGTTGTTCGGCTTGCCCGACCGCTCCGAGGACGAAGTGGCCGCTTACGTCGAGAGGCTGGCAGGCAAGCTCGCGGCGATGGCCTAG
- a CDS encoding DUF5336 domain-containing protein — MTYSPGSPGYPPAQSQGSYGASTPSFAKSEEGASNLGLYLTIAVVALGLASYLASFGPMYTVSSDVGPVGDITGGDVGIGVIGALLAGLLAAVGLLPKAKNYSAVVAAIAVFGVLTVIKEALGKPSGFSIGWALWFVLACAVLQAIAAVAALLLDAGVITPPAPRPKYDQQFGHYGQYGGYYGQQGPYQQHSPQQSPQHSGYGSQYGGYPSSPSTGGFSTVGQQTGPQQQASQSGPQQGGQQGSQHGPPTPPTGFPSFGQPQSGGSGSQGAGQANSGNHGGQAQQSYGQGQQPQSPSSGQSQS; from the coding sequence ATGACCTACTCGCCCGGCAGCCCCGGATATCCGCCCGCGCAGTCACAAGGCTCGTATGGGGCCTCCACGCCGTCGTTCGCGAAATCCGAAGAGGGCGCAAGCAATTTGGGGCTCTACCTGACCATCGCGGTGGTGGCGCTCGGGCTGGCGAGCTATCTGGCGAGTTTCGGGCCGATGTACACCGTCAGCTCCGACGTGGGTCCGGTGGGTGACATCACCGGCGGCGACGTCGGCATCGGCGTGATCGGCGCGCTGTTGGCGGGCCTGCTGGCCGCGGTCGGCCTGTTGCCGAAGGCCAAAAACTACTCGGCGGTGGTCGCCGCGATCGCGGTGTTCGGGGTGTTGACAGTGATCAAGGAGGCCCTCGGCAAGCCGAGCGGCTTCTCGATCGGCTGGGCCCTGTGGTTCGTGCTGGCCTGCGCCGTGCTGCAGGCCATTGCGGCGGTTGCCGCCCTGTTGCTGGACGCAGGCGTCATCACGCCGCCGGCGCCGCGGCCCAAATACGACCAGCAGTTCGGACACTACGGGCAGTACGGCGGGTACTACGGCCAGCAGGGTCCCTACCAGCAGCACAGCCCGCAGCAGTCACCCCAGCACTCCGGCTACGGCTCTCAGTACGGCGGCTACCCGTCGTCGCCGTCGACCGGCGGCTTCAGCACGGTCGGCCAGCAGACCGGACCGCAGCAGCAGGCCTCGCAGTCCGGACCGCAACAAGGTGGGCAGCAGGGCTCGCAGCACGGTCCGCCCACCCCGCCCACCGGTTTTCCCAGCTTCGGCCAGCCGCAGTCGGGCGGTTCGGGTAGCCAGGGCGCGGGCCAGGCCAACTCCGGCAACCACGGCGGACAGGCTCAGCAGTCCTATGGCCAGGGCCAGCAGCCGCAGTCGCCGTCCTCGGGTCAGTCACAGTCCTAA
- a CDS encoding cell division protein PerM, translating into MEDSRVPGARQARDLLRVAFGPAVVALVIIAAVTLLQLLIANSDMTGALGAIASMWLGVHQVPISIGGRELGVMPLLPVLLMVWGTARTTAQATAATASWFVIRWVVASALGGPLLIAAISLAVIHDAASVITELQTPSALRAFLSVLVVHGIGAAIGVGSRVGRRALAASPVPDWLGDSLRAATAGVLALVGLSGVVAAGSLVVHWGTMHELYAITDSIFGQFSLTVLSVLYVPNIIVGTAAVAVGSSAQLGFATFSSFTVFGGDIPALPVLAAAPSPPLGPAWVALLIVGASSGVAVGQQCARRPLPLGPATVKLLAAAVLAALAMVLLGYAGGGQLGNFGRVGVDQDTFGIAVFLWFAGIGAITVAMAGGISRRPKPVPVAEPQPESEPSVDEPADEAPATPTDADEPPAEDD; encoded by the coding sequence GTGGAGGATAGCCGCGTGCCGGGGGCGCGTCAGGCCCGAGACCTGCTGAGGGTGGCTTTCGGGCCGGCGGTGGTGGCGCTGGTCATCATCGCCGCGGTGACGTTGCTGCAGTTGCTGATCGCCAACAGCGACATGACCGGTGCGCTGGGCGCTATCGCCAGCATGTGGCTCGGCGTGCATCAGGTGCCGATCTCGATCGGCGGCCGTGAACTGGGCGTGATGCCGCTGCTGCCGGTGCTGTTGATGGTGTGGGGGACCGCGCGCACCACGGCGCAGGCCACCGCCGCCACCGCGTCGTGGTTCGTGATCCGCTGGGTGGTGGCCTCTGCGCTGGGCGGGCCGCTGCTGATCGCCGCGATTTCGCTGGCGGTCATCCACGACGCCGCGTCGGTGATCACCGAGTTGCAGACGCCCAGCGCGCTGCGGGCGTTCCTCAGTGTGCTGGTGGTCCATGGGATCGGCGCGGCGATCGGGGTGGGCTCCCGCGTCGGCCGCCGGGCGTTGGCCGCCTCGCCGGTGCCCGATTGGCTGGGCGATTCGCTGCGGGCCGCGACGGCGGGCGTCCTGGCGCTGGTGGGGCTCTCGGGTGTGGTGGCGGCCGGCTCACTGGTGGTGCATTGGGGCACCATGCACGAGCTCTACGCGATCACCGATTCAATCTTCGGCCAGTTCAGCCTGACCGTGCTGTCGGTGTTGTATGTGCCCAACATCATCGTCGGGACGGCAGCGGTCGCCGTGGGTTCCAGCGCCCAGCTGGGCTTTGCGACGTTCAGCTCGTTCACGGTATTCGGTGGCGATATTCCGGCGCTTCCCGTGCTGGCCGCGGCGCCCAGCCCGCCGCTGGGCCCGGCGTGGGTGGCGCTGCTGATCGTTGGGGCATCCTCCGGCGTGGCGGTCGGGCAGCAGTGCGCACGACGGCCGCTGCCGTTGGGTCCGGCGACCGTCAAGCTGCTGGCGGCGGCGGTGCTCGCGGCGCTGGCAATGGTGTTGCTGGGCTATGCGGGCGGCGGGCAGCTGGGCAATTTCGGCAGAGTCGGCGTCGACCAGGACACGTTCGGAATCGCGGTGTTTCTGTGGTTCGCCGGCATTGGTGCAATCACGGTCGCGATGGCCGGCGGGATCAGCCGCCGGCCTAAACCGGTGCCGGTCGCCGAACCCCAGCCCGAGTCCGAGCCATCCGTCGACGAGCCCGCCGATGAGGCGCCCGCCACGCCGACCGACGCCGACGAGCCGCCTGCAGAGGACGATTAG
- the purN gene encoding phosphoribosylglycinamide formyltransferase has translation MQQPLHVPPSAPARLVVLASGTGSLLAALLDAAVGDYPARVVAVGVDRDCRAAEIAAAASVPTFTARLADYPGRDAWDAAFTEATAAHSPDLIVSAGFMKILGPQFLSLFSGRIVNSHPTLLPAFPGARGVADALAYGVKVTGCTVHLVDAGTDTGPILAQQPVPVFDDDDEATLHERIKVVERRLLVDVVAAVVTGGVTWTGRKAVIG, from the coding sequence GTGCAGCAACCGCTCCATGTGCCTCCGAGCGCACCGGCACGACTGGTGGTCCTGGCGTCGGGTACGGGTTCGCTGCTCGCCGCGCTGCTGGACGCCGCCGTCGGCGACTACCCGGCCCGTGTCGTGGCCGTCGGCGTGGACCGAGACTGCCGCGCCGCCGAGATCGCCGCGGCCGCGTCGGTGCCGACGTTCACCGCCCGGCTGGCCGACTACCCCGGCCGCGACGCCTGGGACGCGGCGTTCACCGAGGCCACCGCGGCGCATTCGCCCGACCTGATCGTCTCGGCCGGCTTCATGAAAATCCTTGGGCCGCAATTCCTCTCGCTCTTCTCCGGACGTATCGTCAACTCCCACCCGACGCTGCTGCCGGCGTTCCCCGGTGCGCGAGGGGTGGCCGATGCGCTGGCATACGGCGTCAAAGTCACCGGCTGTACGGTGCACCTGGTCGACGCCGGCACCGACACCGGGCCGATTCTGGCGCAGCAACCGGTTCCGGTATTCGACGACGACGACGAAGCGACGCTGCATGAGCGGATCAAGGTCGTGGAGCGACGGCTGTTGGTGGACGTGGTGGCCGCGGTGGTGACCGGCGGCGTGACCTGGACGGGACGAAAGGCGGTTATCGGGTGA